In one window of Photorhabdus laumondii subsp. laumondii DNA:
- the treR gene encoding trehalose operon repressor TreR, whose protein sequence is MSNKLTIKDIARLANVSKSTVSRVLNNENSVSPQVRERVETIIQQNNFIPSKSARAMRVKSDKIIALIVSRLGSFSENLSISAMLPLFYQHGYDPIIMESNFDPQLLQEHLRQLALRHADGIILFGFTGLSEESLFPWRDKMVVFAREYTGFSSVCYDDIGAVRLLMNEFYRRGHREISFLGVDDCDTTTGFLRHQSYLACCEQQGLRPLSVQCDLSYQSGFQHINKVLREKTTALICATDSLALGAYKYLQQNSREDIQIGSIGNTPLLNFLYPNTVSIDLGYSEAGKYASDQLISQINRQYFKQKVIIPSKLA, encoded by the coding sequence ATGTCGAATAAATTAACAATAAAAGATATCGCTCGCTTGGCTAATGTCAGTAAATCAACCGTCTCGCGAGTATTAAACAATGAGAATAGTGTCAGCCCACAAGTACGTGAAAGAGTTGAAACGATTATCCAACAAAATAATTTTATTCCTTCTAAATCAGCAAGAGCGATGCGAGTAAAGAGTGACAAAATCATTGCTTTAATTGTGTCGCGTCTGGGATCTTTTTCAGAAAATTTATCGATAAGTGCCATGTTACCCCTGTTTTACCAGCATGGTTACGACCCCATTATTATGGAAAGTAATTTTGATCCACAGCTTTTACAGGAACATCTACGTCAGTTGGCATTACGTCATGCAGATGGCATTATTTTGTTCGGTTTTACTGGATTGTCAGAAGAGTCTCTCTTCCCTTGGCGTGACAAAATGGTGGTATTTGCTCGTGAATATACCGGTTTTTCTTCTGTATGTTATGACGATATTGGTGCTGTCCGTTTATTGATGAATGAATTCTATCGGCGGGGGCACAGAGAGATTAGTTTTCTTGGTGTAGATGATTGTGATACCACGACAGGTTTTCTTCGCCATCAATCCTATCTGGCTTGTTGTGAACAGCAAGGTTTGCGCCCGCTTTCTGTTCAATGTGATTTAAGCTATCAGAGTGGGTTTCAACATATTAATAAGGTATTGAGAGAGAAAACGACAGCTTTAATCTGTGCAACCGATAGTTTGGCATTAGGTGCATATAAATATTTGCAGCAAAATAGTCGGGAAGATATACAAATAGGTAGTATTGGTAATACACCTTTATTGAATTTTTTATACCCTAACACGGTTTCTATTGATTTGGGTTATAGTGAGGCTGGTAAATATGCATCTGATCAATTAATTTCTCAAATAAATCGTCAATACTTCAAACAAAAAGTAATCATTCCGAGTAAGTTGGCTTAA
- a CDS encoding 3-phenylpropionate MFS transporter has translation MVIRSTRWLALDYFTYFFSYGIFLPFWAIWLQGEGIEHDMIGVLLGAGLISRFLGSLLIAPTVKDPAKLIFALRISALITFVFIVGFTLGNHWAWLLFVMVGFNLFFSPMMPLSDALAGTWQKQFPFDYGKIRVWGSIAFIISSALTGELISVWGHRAILITILFSVFSTLLVTLLRPSIMPVGETKSAKVDVVSFKQLLSEKSVRRFLLCVALLQGAHAGYYSFSAIYWENAGYSASVVGYLWSLGVVAEVIIFTLSNQLFRRWSARNLLLLSGICGVVRWGLMGTYTSLPVLIIVQILHCGTFTVCHLAAMRFIGARKEGEIVRLQAAYSALAMGGGIAVMTVIAGFMYDYLHSGIFWMMALVAFPAIFLRPQVKAHNY, from the coding sequence ATGGTTATTCGATCGACGCGCTGGCTGGCGTTAGATTACTTCACATATTTCTTTTCTTACGGGATATTTTTACCTTTCTGGGCAATCTGGCTACAGGGTGAAGGTATAGAGCACGATATGATAGGGGTTCTATTGGGTGCAGGCTTGATTTCCCGTTTTTTGGGCAGTTTATTAATTGCACCTACAGTTAAAGATCCCGCAAAACTTATTTTTGCGCTACGTATATCAGCATTGATAACCTTTGTTTTCATTGTTGGCTTTACATTAGGAAATCATTGGGCGTGGCTCCTGTTCGTCATGGTTGGCTTCAATCTATTTTTTTCGCCGATGATGCCACTGAGTGATGCGCTGGCGGGAACATGGCAAAAGCAATTTCCTTTTGATTACGGCAAGATACGGGTTTGGGGTTCAATTGCCTTTATTATCAGTTCAGCATTAACCGGGGAATTAATCTCTGTCTGGGGACATCGTGCCATCCTCATCACGATATTGTTTAGCGTCTTCTCTACGCTGTTGGTGACATTGCTTAGGCCCTCTATCATGCCGGTTGGTGAAACCAAATCTGCCAAAGTGGATGTCGTGTCATTTAAACAGTTGTTGTCTGAAAAATCGGTACGTCGATTCCTATTATGTGTGGCTTTATTGCAAGGTGCCCACGCGGGATATTACAGCTTTAGTGCAATTTACTGGGAAAACGCGGGCTATTCTGCCTCGGTAGTCGGTTATCTTTGGTCATTGGGCGTAGTGGCTGAAGTCATTATTTTTACTCTGAGTAATCAATTATTTCGGCGCTGGAGTGCCCGTAATCTTCTGCTGCTTTCCGGTATCTGTGGTGTTGTTCGTTGGGGATTGATGGGAACATACACTTCATTGCCGGTGTTAATTATCGTCCAAATCTTGCATTGTGGTACGTTCACTGTCTGTCATTTGGCAGCGATGCGTTTTATCGGTGCGAGAAAGGAAGGGGAAATTGTGCGTTTGCAAGCGGCCTATTCTGCACTGGCAATGGGGGGCGGTATCGCTGTCATGACGGTAATTGCAGGATTTATGTATGATTATCTGCACAGTGGAATTTTCTGGATGATGGCCTTAGTTGCTTTTCCTGCTATCTTCTTGCGACCGCAGGTTAAAGCTCATAATTATTAA
- the glyA gene encoding serine hydroxymethyltransferase, which yields MLKREMNIASYDPELWQAMEQEVVRQEEHIELIASENYTSPRVMQAQGSQLTNKYAEGYPGKRYYGGCEYVDVVEQLAIDRAKALFGADYANVQPHSGSQANAAVYMALLQPGDTILGMNLAHGGHLTHGSPVNFSGKLYNVVPYGIDESGKIDYDDIAAQAEKHQPKMIIGGFSAYSGVVDWAKMREIADSIGAYLFVDMAHVAGLIAAGVYPNPVPHAHIVTTTTHKTLAGPRGGLILAKGGDEELYKKLNSSVFPGCQGGPLMHVIAGKAVALKEAMEPEFKAYQHQVADNAKAMVEVFLARGYKVVSGSTENHLFLLDLVDKNITGKDADAALGRANITVNKNSVPNDPKSPFVTSGVRIGTPAITRRGFKQAEARELAGWMCDVLDNINDEVTIEMIKQKVLAICAKYPVYA from the coding sequence ATGTTAAAGCGTGAAATGAATATTGCTAGTTATGATCCCGAACTATGGCAGGCGATGGAGCAAGAAGTTGTTCGTCAGGAAGAACATATCGAGTTAATTGCTTCTGAAAACTATACCAGCCCAAGAGTTATGCAGGCACAGGGCTCTCAACTTACTAACAAATATGCTGAAGGTTATCCGGGTAAACGCTACTACGGTGGTTGTGAATATGTAGATGTTGTTGAACAATTAGCTATCGATCGTGCTAAGGCACTGTTTGGTGCTGATTATGCCAACGTTCAGCCACATTCTGGTTCTCAGGCGAATGCGGCAGTTTATATGGCTTTGCTGCAACCGGGCGATACGATTCTGGGGATGAATTTGGCACATGGTGGTCATTTGACTCACGGCTCTCCGGTTAACTTCTCTGGTAAGTTATACAACGTTGTGCCTTATGGTATCGATGAAAGCGGTAAAATCGATTATGACGATATCGCGGCACAAGCTGAAAAACACCAGCCAAAAATGATTATCGGTGGTTTCTCGGCTTACTCCGGTGTGGTTGATTGGGCAAAAATGCGTGAAATTGCAGACAGCATTGGTGCTTACCTGTTCGTTGATATGGCACACGTTGCTGGCCTAATCGCCGCAGGAGTGTATCCTAACCCGGTTCCTCATGCTCACATCGTTACTACCACGACGCATAAAACACTGGCGGGTCCACGTGGTGGTTTGATCTTGGCAAAAGGTGGCGACGAAGAGTTGTATAAAAAACTGAACTCTTCTGTATTCCCTGGTTGTCAGGGGGGGCCTCTGATGCATGTGATTGCAGGCAAAGCGGTGGCATTGAAAGAAGCAATGGAACCAGAATTCAAAGCGTATCAACATCAGGTTGCTGATAACGCGAAAGCGATGGTTGAAGTGTTTTTGGCTCGTGGTTACAAAGTGGTTTCTGGTAGTACAGAAAATCACTTGTTCCTGCTGGATCTGGTTGATAAAAACATCACTGGTAAAGATGCCGATGCTGCATTGGGTCGTGCAAATATCACGGTAAACAAAAATAGCGTACCTAATGATCCGAAGAGCCCATTTGTGACTTCTGGTGTGCGTATTGGTACACCTGCGATTACCCGCCGTGGCTTTAAACAAGCCGAAGCACGTGAATTGGCTGGCTGGATGTGTGATGTATTGGACAACATCAATGATGAAGTGACCATTGAAATGATTAAGCAGAAAGTTTTGGCTATTTGCGCAAAATATCCGGTTTACGCATAA
- a CDS encoding regulatory protein RecX, which yields MTSQELYDHAVSLLARRDYASGELTRALSKMTENRENIDRALSRLGECGYLDDNRLIDKHVRKKHGPARIKQEIRQKGFSQELVEQMLEKVDVDWYAMARDLKVSKFGDAVVSEAKEKNKQIRYLQYKGFSMDMIFEALS from the coding sequence ATGACATCACAGGAACTGTATGACCACGCGGTGTCACTGCTGGCAAGGCGGGATTACGCATCCGGTGAGTTGACACGGGCTCTGAGTAAGATGACGGAAAACAGAGAGAATATCGACAGGGCGTTGTCGAGACTGGGTGAGTGTGGTTATCTGGATGATAACCGCCTGATTGATAAACATGTTCGAAAAAAACATGGCCCGGCCAGAATCAAACAGGAGATCAGGCAAAAAGGTTTTTCTCAGGAGTTGGTCGAGCAGATGCTGGAGAAAGTGGATGTGGACTGGTATGCCATGGCAAGGGACCTGAAAGTCAGTAAATTTGGTGATGCGGTGGTATCAGAAGCCAAAGAAAAAAACAAACAGATTCGCTACCTCCAGTACAAGGGGTTTTCGATGGACATGATATTTGAGGCGTTAAGCTGA
- a CDS encoding DUF6880 family protein, translating to MVSLTKKQTAQLSEMGHDVLLNIIHDLIQDNKQARNALVNGYLLSAAEVLKAVEKEYVRRAKSKRFYDYYDADAFFDELTRSIATPLVGIAHALPEQVESLSVKMMLEFEKFTGNVDTSSGSWMDYYTILLDAWMKSLGAQKNNDPAFIAKKIFTVVEREFYFGIEIFKKYRALLGTDILRIIRDMYYQKKLHREALGLSMIMKDLDFLTMAFKNDEFCHSTHYFDYARLLMEELRSDDALAVLKSQRNDDEDITDNIIWNELFIQALIEEGRKEEAKAHCITAFTFQGDTRFYHLYTKAAEKDVDHSPAFLKIAKDTGLAPYVCFASDIERYDLIDACIMGTPKNNLADSLAYITHSYLRTLSSTLYKHGYAHTATLLRRFLVEDNIQKSKSKYYSYAASDMKKAIDYGEGLEDCPQLPETEGYLRTLYEQHKRKTALWPLMTDKIKGLSVGKDGLRYSGDAS from the coding sequence ATGGTATCGTTAACAAAAAAACAAACCGCACAGCTTTCAGAGATGGGTCATGACGTGCTACTCAATATCATTCATGACCTGATACAGGATAATAAACAGGCCAGGAACGCACTGGTGAACGGGTATCTGTTATCGGCAGCGGAGGTACTCAAAGCCGTCGAGAAGGAGTATGTCCGACGCGCCAAAAGCAAACGTTTTTATGATTACTATGATGCCGATGCCTTTTTTGACGAGCTGACACGCAGTATAGCGACCCCCCTTGTGGGTATCGCCCACGCGCTCCCCGAGCAGGTGGAAAGTCTGAGCGTAAAAATGATGCTTGAGTTCGAAAAATTCACCGGTAACGTGGACACCTCCAGCGGAAGTTGGATGGACTACTACACCATTTTGTTGGATGCGTGGATGAAATCACTGGGAGCGCAAAAAAACAACGATCCTGCATTCATTGCTAAAAAAATATTCACCGTTGTTGAAAGAGAATTTTATTTTGGGATTGAAATCTTTAAAAAATACCGCGCCTTACTCGGTACAGATATTTTACGTATAATTCGTGACATGTATTATCAAAAAAAACTCCACCGGGAAGCTTTGGGTCTCAGCATGATAATGAAAGACTTGGATTTTCTGACGATGGCGTTTAAAAACGATGAGTTTTGCCATTCCACCCATTATTTTGATTATGCCAGATTACTTATGGAAGAACTGCGGTCCGATGATGCACTCGCCGTATTAAAAAGTCAGCGGAATGACGATGAGGATATCACAGATAATATCATATGGAATGAACTATTCATTCAGGCCCTGATTGAGGAAGGGAGAAAAGAAGAGGCCAAAGCCCACTGTATTACAGCATTCACCTTTCAAGGTGATACCCGTTTTTATCATCTGTACACAAAAGCTGCTGAAAAAGATGTCGATCACAGCCCGGCATTCCTGAAAATAGCAAAAGATACAGGATTAGCGCCATATGTCTGTTTTGCATCAGACATTGAACGGTATGACTTAATCGACGCCTGCATTATGGGCACGCCAAAAAACAACCTCGCCGACTCGCTGGCTTATATCACCCATTCATATTTACGGACATTATCCAGTACCCTGTATAAACACGGCTATGCGCATACGGCGACCCTTTTGCGCCGCTTTTTGGTGGAGGACAACATTCAGAAATCAAAAAGCAAGTATTACAGCTATGCCGCCTCAGACATGAAAAAAGCCATCGATTATGGCGAAGGTCTGGAGGATTGCCCTCAGCTTCCGGAAACAGAGGGCTACCTCAGAACTCTCTACGAACAACATAAACGTAAAACCGCACTCTGGCCGCTGATGACAGATAAAATCAAAGGATTATCCGTAGGAAAGGACGGCCTACGCTACAGCGGAGATGCCTCATGA
- a CDS encoding recombinase family protein — MSRVFAYCRVSTLEQTTENQRREIEAAGFAIRPQRLIEEQISGSVAASERPGFARLLDRMENGDVLIVTKLDRLGRNAMDVRKTVELLAKSDIRVHCLALGGVDLTSPAGKMTMQVISAVAEFERDLLLERTHSGIARAKVAGKRFGRPPALNEEQQQAVIIRLKAGDSISAVARQFSTARQTIHRIKAGMIL, encoded by the coding sequence ATGTCACGAGTTTTTGCCTACTGCCGGGTCTCCACTCTCGAACAGACCACCGAAAATCAGCGCAGGGAAATTGAGGCGGCTGGTTTTGCCATCAGACCCCAGCGACTGATTGAGGAGCAAATCAGCGGTTCGGTGGCCGCCAGCGAACGTCCCGGTTTTGCCCGGTTGCTTGATCGTATGGAAAATGGCGACGTACTGATTGTCACCAAACTTGACCGTCTGGGGCGCAATGCGATGGACGTACGAAAGACAGTAGAGCTGCTGGCAAAGTCAGATATTCGGGTTCACTGCCTGGCGCTGGGCGGAGTTGATCTTACCAGCCCGGCAGGGAAAATGACCATGCAGGTCATTTCGGCGGTGGCTGAGTTCGAACGTGATTTGCTTCTTGAACGCACTCATTCTGGTATTGCCAGAGCAAAAGTGGCAGGAAAACGCTTCGGGCGTCCACCTGCATTAAATGAGGAACAGCAGCAGGCGGTGATCATTCGTCTGAAAGCTGGAGACAGCATCAGTGCTGTTGCCCGTCAGTTCAGTACAGCTCGGCAAACCATTCACAGAATAAAAGCCGGGATGATTTTATAA
- a CDS encoding DUF3846 domain-containing protein encodes MAFLVKADRTTKEVFAEDFPANKGMEGEFDVQDLTNFVGGYLEMVTLRPPLNINGKEYCYMLCDEDGKRKEYPVNYIACEYLVGSHLVGSDFVVGDVVFLERHEIS; translated from the coding sequence ATGGCTTTTCTGGTTAAAGCAGATCGTACAACCAAAGAGGTTTTTGCCGAGGACTTCCCGGCAAATAAGGGCATGGAGGGCGAGTTTGATGTTCAGGATCTCACTAATTTTGTGGGCGGGTATCTTGAAATGGTAACGCTGCGGCCACCGCTAAACATCAACGGAAAAGAATACTGCTATATGCTTTGCGATGAAGACGGTAAGCGGAAAGAGTATCCGGTCAATTACATCGCGTGCGAGTATCTTGTCGGTTCCCATTTAGTAGGAAGTGACTTTGTTGTAGGTGATGTTGTGTTCCTCGAACGACACGAAATTTCATGA